Proteins co-encoded in one Mesotoga infera genomic window:
- a CDS encoding transporter substrate-binding domain-containing protein produces the protein MKSSISKKVVFSIILVLFLSAVTLAQSITFLVNPDYDPFSYLDEGHLKGFLVDLIGSLESETGIDVEMRPVKFDEALEMLQGEGRYCIPSLVFTTQRKALYQWVGPVAITNTYIYTTKETTVDFSSLEDARNANSVGVVGEYYSHKLLEEQGFDNLIIFEDEESLLGALFDGEIDLAPFNSAVLRQLLQKEQASNLPAPTVAIDLDMTYLGFSKDVPSEIVSAFQKALDGLKSSGSFSELYAEWFPGQPVPGIYTFLTEEYPPVTFRGEDGEPTGFVTEMVKEILRRNDMSGEILIVPWSIGYELASNLPNVFLFSMDQTEQRRDKFEWIGPVGKNTAYLYARKETVAPATDLESAKEVKSIGTTTNWWTEQLLKEMGFENLVSSLDPLDTVVQLFEGETDLAVFTDLTVGELVKNAGYSMDDLEALIELQTNYFYIAASKGTNFGMILSFQKTLDEMKRDGSFEETIREFVPNMLVTSLLWNSSQLDVKGLRTSMNTLSVGEIATMELQENGSTGYIWDVKITNPNVVSLIYEGSIFERKFLDDSELVGAPYNVQWVFEAQQPGETVVIFSLRRPWESVHPIQTFAINIVVE, from the coding sequence GTGAAATCTTCTATTTCCAAGAAAGTCGTCTTTTCCATTATCCTTGTTCTCTTTCTCTCGGCTGTTACTCTGGCCCAGTCTATTACCTTTCTTGTCAATCCCGATTACGATCCCTTCAGTTACCTGGATGAAGGCCATCTGAAGGGCTTCCTCGTCGATCTGATCGGATCGCTGGAAAGCGAAACGGGCATCGACGTCGAGATGAGACCCGTCAAATTCGACGAAGCCCTCGAGATGTTACAGGGCGAAGGGAGATACTGCATTCCCTCTCTTGTCTTCACAACCCAGAGAAAAGCTCTTTATCAGTGGGTGGGCCCCGTTGCCATAACGAACACTTACATTTACACGACGAAAGAGACGACCGTTGATTTCAGCTCCCTCGAAGATGCGAGAAATGCAAACTCGGTGGGTGTGGTAGGCGAATACTATTCACACAAACTCTTAGAGGAACAGGGATTCGACAACCTAATCATTTTTGAAGACGAGGAGTCGTTGCTCGGTGCCCTATTTGACGGGGAAATCGACCTCGCGCCCTTCAACTCGGCAGTTCTGCGACAGCTACTCCAGAAAGAACAGGCCTCTAATCTTCCCGCGCCCACAGTTGCGATCGACTTGGACATGACATACCTAGGTTTCTCGAAGGACGTCCCCTCTGAAATCGTGAGCGCATTCCAGAAGGCTCTCGACGGTCTCAAGAGCTCCGGCTCCTTCTCCGAGTTATACGCCGAGTGGTTCCCCGGACAACCCGTTCCCGGCATCTACACCTTCCTGACCGAGGAGTACCCGCCCGTCACCTTCAGGGGCGAAGACGGAGAACCGACCGGCTTCGTCACGGAGATGGTGAAAGAGATCCTGCGTAGGAACGATATGTCCGGAGAGATTCTTATAGTCCCATGGTCCATCGGCTATGAACTGGCCTCGAATCTGCCGAACGTCTTCCTCTTCAGCATGGACCAGACCGAACAGCGAAGAGATAAGTTCGAGTGGATCGGACCGGTGGGAAAGAACACCGCCTACCTCTACGCCCGCAAAGAAACAGTCGCCCCAGCTACAGACCTCGAGTCCGCAAAAGAGGTCAAGTCAATAGGCACGACGACGAACTGGTGGACGGAGCAGCTACTGAAGGAGATGGGCTTCGAGAACCTCGTGAGCTCTCTCGATCCTCTCGACACCGTCGTACAGCTTTTCGAAGGCGAGACAGATTTGGCAGTCTTCACCGACCTCACTGTCGGCGAGCTCGTCAAGAACGCGGGCTACAGCATGGACGACCTGGAAGCCCTTATTGAGCTTCAGACAAACTACTTCTACATCGCAGCTTCGAAGGGAACGAACTTCGGGATGATTCTGAGCTTCCAGAAGACTCTCGACGAAATGAAGCGCGACGGAAGCTTCGAAGAAACAATCAGAGAGTTCGTGCCGAACATGCTCGTGACATCGCTGCTCTGGAATTCCTCCCAGCTCGATGTGAAGGGTCTTCGAACCTCCATGAACACCCTCTCCGTAGGCGAGATAGCTACCATGGAACTCCAGGAGAACGGCTCCACCGGCTATATCTGGGACGTAAAGATAACCAATCCAAACGTCGTTTCGCTGATCTACGAGGGCTCGATCTTCGAAAGGAAGTTCCTTGACGATTCCGAACTCGTGGGAGCGCCTTATAATGTCCAGTGGGTATTCGAAGCCCAGCAACCTGGCGAGACAGTTGTCATATTCTCCCTCAGACGCCCCTGGGAGAGCGTCCATCCAATACAGACCTTTGCGATAAACATAGTAGTCGAGTAA
- a CDS encoding 4Fe-4S dicluster domain-containing protein, with product MPWVREDMCTGCGLCIKACPVEGAIVMKAGKAFINNGLCTRCGKCFSACPVNAIRPNSENPSLRSGRGGGMGLKRGGGQGKGMGGQGGR from the coding sequence TTGCCTTGGGTGAGAGAAGATATGTGCACCGGATGCGGACTTTGTATCAAAGCCTGTCCGGTGGAAGGAGCAATCGTAATGAAGGCGGGCAAGGCATTTATTAACAACGGGCTTTGCACCAGATGTGGAAAGTGTTTCAGTGCTTGCCCCGTAAATGCCATAAGGCCTAACTCCGAGAATCCCTCTCTTCGATCGGGTAGAGGTGGAGGAATGGGTCTCAAACGCGGAGGCGGGCAGGGAAAGGGCATGGGAGGACAGGGAGGAAGATAG